From Ostrinia nubilalis chromosome 9, ilOstNubi1.1, whole genome shotgun sequence, one genomic window encodes:
- the LOC135074719 gene encoding uncharacterized protein LOC135074719 — translation MEWTVFLVLLYAAAVFANPAKMDSKRDHCNKTVEIYEDVSSPPVTSENFGRPLTCTYRFRAFRGSPKDWILRIRFKKFKVGTLINGTTCHKGYMQIVDGNAKTDVSNRKEPGLFCGEIEQPQTFISETNFVKIVFHADNFTDQTYFSFDSRAEQQFEVYLRYGQHPELYPNRRGEVVAGSYCERVFRDCRLQTCYVQSAAYPGVYPRNLHCRYHLNTRLPYIKLYIENEEFNIDGQRCENIMTCPMRPITSGSENCPYDYIKIYDGRDESASVIGTFCGMGKFPYSIIGTSQDLFVEFVSSPAGPLLNTGFHFNVGNWPGHVEAAGSKVGTCDWRLTAESLKKSGDTEGIFLSVAHWYPPHTSCTYLMQGLPGQVVRLYFPSFRINRIESPIVPWTGDCGESLTLYDAPRPDDARIIKTFCDTFSRPMEKHDFVSTGNAMFVRFESKTGSYSGSSLYYWAHYDFFNNTRFGEPVPNTACDEVIASWKQRAGRLRSPLNTLVYKQAPPGEDVHCLYRFVTDKRIYARVILTILSVNFKEHPYTPVSCQNCYEDRADKLIIWEPFPGSKTPNSSIGVTTTPLPLHLAVQRSLGSCLCAKHANTVSRARPYRVVSSGETLNLQLIVDNAHAAASYFKNPSPLFEARYEFVHGPLCGPPVLAAASDGEIVYPHLEALGYTEPPKRIQCIWDLEIEEKRDMWLHFDSIKFASRHCEDGNIQIYLPGRIEPYLSICGGNVSETEKLPILSAGELGFESLDDPLVMEKDKTRSIRIVFIGSASPARAAFKIAWTGLFHLPKNSDGTLMTSRLTDGGIKSSDSGQGCDFICPGDEALCIPARLICNGVVNCPNVTTNERKFWTAEEKRAREAYSEDSLRRLGYLDALNGIPFGQLNDESPELCAGARSSVGGDWTAPALGAGLAIALGVCALGAAWRLCCRKRSPDEESLDY, via the exons ATAGTAGACGGAAACGCCAAGACCGACGTGTCCAACAGGAAGGAGCCGGGGCTGTTCTGCGGCGAGATCGAACAGCCTCAGACCTTCATCTCGGAGACCAACTTCGTGAAGATCGTCTTCCACGCCGATAACTTCACTGATCAGACGTACTTTAGCTTTGACTCAAG AGCTGAACAACAATTCGAAGTGTATCTTCGGTACGGTCAACATCCAGAGCTGTACCCTAACAGAAGAGGCGAGGTGGTGGCAGG GTCGTACTGTGAAAGAGTTTTCCGAGACTGCCGGCTGCAAACGTGCTACGTGCAGTCAGCTGCGTATCCAGGAGTTTATCCCAGAAACCTCCACTGCAG GTATCACCTCAACACCAGGCTTCCGTACATAAAGCTGTACATCGAGAATGAGGAGTTCAACATCGATGGCCAGCGGTGCGAGAACATCATGACGTGTCCCATGAGGCCCATCACATCTG GTTCAGAGAACTGTCCATACGACTACATCAAAATCTACGACGGCAGAGACGAATCGGCGTCTGTGATCGGGACGTTCTGTGGCATGGGCAAGTTCCCTTACTCCATCATCGGGACTTCGCAAGATCTCTTCGTGGAATTTGTCAGCTCGCCTGCAG GTCCTCTCTTGAACACCGGCTTCCACTTCAACGTTGGCAACTGGCCTGGGCACGTCGAAGCCGCCGGCTCCAAAGTGGGGACGTGCGACTGGCGCCTCACAGCTGAATCCCTGAAGAAGTCTGGAGATACTGAAGGAATATTCCTGTCAGTAGCTCACTGGTATCCGCCGCACACGTCTTGTACTTATCTGATGCAGGGACTACCTGGTCAGGTTGTGAGGCTTTACTTTCCAAG CTTCCGAATCAATCGCATCGAGTCCCCCATCGTGCCTTGGACTGGTGACTGTGGCGAGTCACTCACTTTATACGACGCTCCAAGACCTGATGACGCTCGCATCATCAAGACCTTCTGTGACACCTTCAGTAGACCAATGGAAAAACACGACTTTGTGTCGACTGGAAACGCCATGTTTGTTAGATTTGAGAGCAAGACTGGGAGTTACAGCGG CTCCTCCTTGTACTATTGGGCACACTACGACTTCTTCAATAACACACGATTCGGAGAGCCTGTTCCCAACACTGCTTGCGATGAAGTCATTGCCTCTTGGAAGCAAAGAGCTGGTCGCTTGAGGTCGCCACTGAACACGCTGGTATACAAACAGGCACCACCAGGggaggacgtccactgcctgTATCGATTCGTCACTGATAAGAGGATATACGCCAGAGTCATACTGACCATCTTGAGCGTGAACTTCAAG GAGCATCCGTATACACCAGTATCCTGCCAGAACTGCTACGAAGACCGTGCCGATAAGTTGATCATCTGGGAGCCTTTCCCTGGATCCAAAACTCCTAACTCATCAATAGGGGTCACTACAACGCCTCTACCTCTTCATTTAGCCGTTCAACGATCTTTGGGTTCATGTCTATGCGCAAAACATGCAAATACTGTATCCAGAGCGAGGCCATACAGGGTAGTATCGTCTGGAGAAACACTGAATCTGCAACTCATAGTAGACAATGCTCACGCTGCTGCGTCATACTTCAAGAATCCGTCTCCCCTCTTCGAAGCCAGGTACGAATTTGTCCATGGGCCATTATGTGGACCACCAGTTTTAGCAGCTGCTTCAGATGGTGAAATCGTCTATCCTCATTTAGAAGCCCTAGGTTATACAGAACCACCCAAGCGCATCCAGTGCATTTGGGATTTAGAAATTGAAGAAAAGAGAGACATGTGGCTACACTTTGATAGTATCAAGTTTGCATCAAGGCACTGTGAGGATGGCAACATACAAATCTACTTACCTGGCAGAATAGAACCGTACCTATCAATCTGTGGTGGCAATGTGTCTGAAACTGAGAAGTTACCAATACTTTCGGCAGGGGAACTGGGTTTTGAATCATTGGATGATCCATTGGTGATGGAAAAAGACAAGACTAGGTCTATTAGAATCGTCTTTATTGGCAGCGCTTCTCCTGCCAGAGCTGCGTTCAAAATCGCTTGGACAGGCCTCTTCCATTTGCCCAAGAATTCTGATGGAACGCTGATGACTTCTCGACTGACTGATGGTGGAATAAAATCTTCAGACTCGGGACAAGGTTGTGATTTTATTTGTCCTGGCGATGAAGCTCTTTGTATTCCTGCTAGACTTATTTGTAACGGTGTCGTCAACTGTCCGAACGTGACGACAAATGAAAGGAAGTTCTGGACTGCTGAAGAGAAGCGGGCAAGAGAGGCTTATTCAGAAGATAGTTTGAGGCGTCTCGGGTATTTGGATGCGTTGAATGGTATTCCGTTTGGGCAGTTGAACGATGAGTCACCAGAATTGTGTGCAGGGGCCAGGAGTTCGGTTGGAGGGGACTGGACTGCGCCTGCTTTAGGTGCTGGTCTGGCGATTGCTTTAGGAGTATGTGCTTTGGGCGCTGCCTGGCGCCTGTGCTGCCGCAAGAGGTCTCCAGACGAGGAGTCCCTGGATTACTGA